The following are encoded in a window of Lactobacillus intestinalis genomic DNA:
- a CDS encoding SEC10/PgrA surface exclusion domain-containing protein, whose product MKLGIKLLAVIGLSAGLLGTTTIVNEEVQDNNQVVYAASEANLTLPQTKGYTKSRVLKENLGTISSKDKQKLIKDSIAGMKENTYEDTDPADARTVDVTNLSHDDQVEISKFTLELINQVRNQFGKKDWTYSESSLKFANRIAKEYYDHNHSCWDSDHYVAGIERAAKASGLNSTVGQVYEDEAGLPITSAFPGHERTMKVLKEQIYFNLKQMLFGGFAGSKADYNDTSRYFEWEHAGDLLGLRTTNYDAKTKKFAVSFSGLKNDESRISVHMISVADRYIKNYKKFDR is encoded by the coding sequence ATGAAATTGGGAATTAAGCTTTTGGCTGTTATAGGATTAAGTGCAGGTTTATTGGGCACTACCACGATAGTTAATGAAGAAGTGCAAGATAATAACCAAGTTGTTTATGCAGCAAGTGAAGCAAATTTAACTTTACCTCAAACTAAAGGCTATACTAAGAGTCGTGTTCTTAAAGAAAACTTGGGCACTATTTCATCAAAAGACAAGCAAAAATTAATCAAGGATTCAATCGCTGGGATGAAAGAAAACACCTATGAGGATACTGATCCAGCTGATGCAAGAACAGTTGACGTGACCAATCTTTCCCATGATGATCAAGTTGAGATTAGTAAGTTTACTCTAGAGTTAATCAATCAAGTACGTAATCAATTTGGCAAAAAGGACTGGACGTATAGCGAAAGCAGCTTGAAGTTTGCCAACCGAATTGCCAAAGAATACTACGATCATAATCACTCCTGCTGGGATTCTGATCACTATGTGGCTGGAATTGAACGTGCAGCTAAGGCTTCAGGACTTAATTCAACCGTTGGCCAAGTTTATGAAGATGAAGCCGGTTTACCAATTACGAGTGCATTTCCCGGTCATGAACGTACAATGAAGGTTTTAAAAGAGCAAATCTATTTCAATCTTAAGCAGATGCTGTTTGGCGGATTTGCTGGTTCAAAAGCTGATTACAATGATACTTCTCGTTATTTTGAATGGGAACATGCAGGAGATCTTTTAGGATTGCGAACTACGAATTATGATGCTAAAACTAAGAAGTTTGCGGTTAGCTTTAGTGGCTTGAAAAATGATGAAAGTCGGATCAGCGTTCATATGATTAGCGTAGCCGATCGTTATATTAAGAATTATAAGAAGTTTGATAGATAA
- a CDS encoding class II fumarate hydratase, with amino-acid sequence MMSEEYRVESDTIGPVKIPKDALWGPQTERSRNNFPSGELMPLPIIRAFLHLKKAAAESNVEVGDEPKEKGEAIEEAIDHLLALNDEELRKDFPLHVLQTGSGTQSNMNVNEVVANLANKLHPGLNILPNDDVNRGQSSNDTFPTAMNIVAVEALDKLEPAVQHLIDELVVKEKKYWKTVKVGRTHLQDATPLTFGQELSGYISALKHDLSYIKILKPTLYELAIGGTAVGTGLNAAPGMTEKIAAKLSKVYGHDFKVDTNKFWGLAHHSGLDVVHGALKTLAADMFKIAQDIRFLASGPRGGYNELNIPANEPGSSIMPGKVNPTQAEAVTMAAAKVFGNDTTITFTCSQGNFEMNVFKTVMIAAFLDSCDILTGTITGFADKMIHGLTVNKDRMNELLDNSLMTVTALSPHIGYHAAAEIAQAADREGITLREAALKSGKVTPEQYDKWMDYMKMTNVDKHKPEESK; translated from the coding sequence ATTATGAGCGAAGAATACCGTGTTGAAAGTGATACTATTGGGCCAGTTAAAATCCCTAAGGATGCTTTGTGGGGTCCTCAAACTGAAAGAAGTCGCAATAACTTCCCAAGCGGCGAATTAATGCCACTTCCAATTATTCGCGCTTTTCTTCATTTAAAGAAGGCTGCTGCCGAATCTAACGTTGAAGTAGGGGATGAACCAAAAGAAAAAGGTGAAGCAATTGAAGAGGCAATTGACCATCTTTTAGCTTTAAACGATGAAGAACTTAGAAAAGACTTCCCACTCCACGTTTTACAGACTGGTTCTGGTACTCAAAGTAATATGAACGTCAATGAAGTGGTGGCTAATTTAGCTAATAAGCTTCACCCAGGTCTTAATATTTTGCCAAATGATGATGTTAACCGTGGTCAATCTTCAAATGATACTTTCCCAACTGCTATGAATATTGTTGCGGTTGAAGCACTTGATAAGCTTGAACCCGCTGTTCAACATTTAATTGATGAATTAGTAGTTAAGGAAAAGAAGTACTGGAAGACTGTTAAGGTCGGTCGGACTCACTTGCAAGATGCAACTCCACTTACCTTTGGTCAAGAATTATCAGGTTATATTTCAGCTTTGAAGCATGATCTTTCCTATATTAAGATCTTAAAGCCAACTCTGTATGAACTAGCTATTGGTGGGACTGCTGTTGGTACGGGACTTAATGCAGCTCCTGGCATGACTGAAAAGATCGCTGCTAAGCTTTCTAAAGTTTATGGTCATGACTTCAAGGTTGATACTAACAAGTTCTGGGGCTTGGCTCATCACTCTGGTCTTGATGTAGTTCACGGTGCACTTAAGACTTTAGCTGCTGATATGTTCAAGATTGCTCAAGATATTCGTTTCTTGGCAAGCGGTCCTCGTGGCGGATATAACGAATTGAACATCCCTGCTAATGAACCAGGTTCATCAATCATGCCAGGTAAGGTAAACCCAACTCAAGCTGAAGCTGTTACGATGGCTGCTGCTAAGGTCTTTGGTAATGACACTACCATTACCTTCACTTGTTCACAAGGCAACTTCGAAATGAACGTCTTTAAGACTGTGATGATCGCTGCCTTCCTTGATTCATGTGATATATTAACTGGTACAATTACTGGCTTTGCTGATAAAATGATTCACGGCTTGACTGTTAATAAGGATAGAATGAACGAATTACTTGATAATTCATTAATGACAGTTACTGCTTTGTCACCACATATTGGTTACCATGCAGCTGCTGAAATTGCTCAAGCAGCTGATAGAGAAGGCATTACTTTGCGTGAAGCAGCTCTTAAGAGTGGCAAGGTGACTCCTGAGCAATATGACAAGTGGATGGACTACATGAAGATGACTAATGTTGACAAGCACAAGCCTGAAGAAAGTAAATAG
- a CDS encoding methionine ABC transporter ATP-binding protein — MGIIDLKNVSVDFLQKKKLVKAVDDVSLEIDKGDIYGVVGFSGAGKSTLVRTINLLQKPSAGDITVNGVEFVKNGKQVISNKELQLQRRKIGMIFQHFNLLNETTVLENVAFALKHAKLSDEELEKRSLELLDLVDLKDKADFYPAELSGGQQQRVAIARALANKPDILISDEATSALDPQNTQQILELLKRLNKNLGLTVVLITHEMDAVKKICNKVAVMEYGKVVEKGSLRRIFLHPEKELTKRFVGGSLEAISTLESLNLGKLGKNEAVYQLVYSIANVTKSIIIELYSKIGVEVSMLYGNVELLNDEPIGTLVVLVKGDNEKQKKAVEFLNKQEVTLTRLDEKGNLYD; from the coding sequence ATGGGAATTATTGATCTTAAGAATGTAAGTGTTGATTTTTTACAAAAAAAGAAGCTGGTGAAGGCTGTTGATGATGTTTCTTTAGAAATTGATAAAGGCGACATCTATGGCGTAGTTGGATTTTCTGGAGCAGGAAAGTCAACTTTAGTAAGAACCATCAACTTATTACAAAAACCGAGCGCCGGCGACATCACTGTTAATGGAGTTGAGTTTGTTAAAAATGGGAAGCAAGTCATTTCTAATAAAGAATTACAATTGCAACGCCGTAAAATCGGCATGATCTTTCAACACTTTAACTTACTAAATGAAACGACAGTTTTAGAAAATGTAGCCTTTGCTTTAAAACATGCCAAGTTAAGTGATGAAGAATTAGAAAAAAGATCACTGGAATTATTAGATTTAGTCGATTTAAAAGACAAGGCCGACTTTTATCCAGCTGAATTATCTGGAGGACAGCAACAACGTGTGGCCATTGCTAGAGCCTTGGCTAATAAGCCTGATATCTTAATTTCAGATGAAGCAACAAGTGCGCTTGATCCGCAAAATACTCAGCAGATTTTGGAATTGTTGAAGAGATTGAACAAAAACTTAGGCTTGACCGTGGTTTTGATTACTCACGAAATGGACGCAGTTAAGAAAATCTGTAATAAAGTGGCCGTAATGGAATACGGAAAAGTAGTTGAAAAGGGTAGCTTGAGACGAATTTTCTTACATCCAGAAAAAGAACTCACCAAGCGCTTTGTTGGGGGATCACTTGAAGCTATTTCTACTCTAGAGAGCTTAAATTTAGGCAAACTTGGTAAAAATGAAGCTGTTTACCAGTTGGTTTATAGCATTGCAAATGTGACCAAGTCAATCATCATTGAACTGTACAGTAAGATTGGCGTGGAAGTAAGTATGCTTTACGGAAACGTAGAATTGTTAAATGATGAGCCAATCGGAACTTTGGTTGTGCTTGTTAAAGGGGATAATGAAAAGCAGAAGAAGGCGGTTGAGTTCTTGAACAAGCAAGAAGTTACGCTTACTCGTTTAGATGAAAAGGGGAATTTATATGATTAA
- a CDS encoding MetQ/NlpA family ABC transporter substrate-binding protein: MRKRRRRNTIIWTIIALVIVVAGWFSFGPGLNVGSKNKVVTVGVVGESKQEEAIWKTVAKRAKEKYGITLQTKNFTDYNQPNKALKSGDVDLNAFQHYAFLKAWNKANHGGVVPIGKTYIAPIRLYSKKYHKLSDLPDGATIAVPNDATNESRALFVLKNAGLITLRKGKTLVTVADVVKNPQNIKIKEVNAEQTSRVLNSVDAAIVNNDYAGPAGLTDKQTIYIEPVNKDSEQWINIICAKKGQENNKDYQDVVKAYQTEAVKKLYHKFYGKSQVAAWDIKLK; this comes from the coding sequence ATGAGAAAAAGAAGACGCCGCAATACGATTATTTGGACAATTATCGCATTGGTAATTGTAGTTGCAGGATGGTTCAGTTTTGGACCGGGCTTAAATGTTGGTTCAAAAAATAAAGTTGTGACTGTCGGAGTTGTAGGTGAAAGCAAACAAGAAGAAGCCATTTGGAAGACAGTTGCCAAAAGAGCTAAGGAAAAGTATGGCATTACTCTCCAAACTAAGAACTTTACTGATTACAATCAACCAAACAAGGCTTTAAAATCAGGCGATGTTGACCTGAACGCTTTCCAACATTACGCTTTCTTGAAGGCTTGGAATAAGGCAAATCATGGTGGAGTTGTGCCAATTGGAAAAACTTACATTGCTCCAATTAGACTTTATTCAAAGAAATATCATAAATTAAGTGATTTACCAGATGGAGCTACGATTGCAGTACCAAACGATGCGACTAATGAATCAAGAGCTTTGTTCGTATTAAAGAATGCTGGGCTCATCACATTAAGAAAAGGTAAGACTCTAGTAACTGTTGCTGATGTGGTTAAGAATCCACAAAACATCAAGATTAAAGAAGTTAATGCTGAACAAACAAGTCGTGTTTTAAATTCTGTTGATGCAGCGATAGTTAACAATGACTATGCTGGTCCAGCAGGGTTGACGGATAAGCAAACCATTTACATTGAACCAGTTAATAAGGATTCAGAACAATGGATTAACATTATCTGTGCTAAGAAGGGTCAAGAAAATAACAAAGATTATCAAGATGTAGTTAAGGCTTACCAAACTGAAGCAGTTAAGAAGCTTTACCACAAGTTCTATGGCAAGAGTCAAGTTGCCGCTTGGGATATTAAGTTGAAATAA
- a CDS encoding flavocytochrome c, with protein MAKFVFTPKTADQLKDSYDAIIVGAGGTGLTAALQAHELGLNVVVLEKNENLGGNTSRASSGMNASESLVQLNHGIIDNNHSFYEETLKGGGLLNDRPMLKYFVDHSAIAISWLMEHEIDLTDLTITGGMSKKRAHRPASMAPVGGYLVTGLLKQIQKEDIDVFNNSRVTKLIKDDGKKVNGVEVETKDGRKIITAKAVLLASGGFGASKELIKKYRPDLVDYKTTNQPGATGDGLKLAEGVDAQLMQMNFVQVHPTAQTDHDHTYLIGEGVRGEGAILVNKAGKRFVNELDTRKVVSNAITDLHEDGAYLIFDQGIRDHFKAIDFYDHVGLVVHGKDLADLAKNIGVDANNLEQTVAEWNSAVKNKDDIAFGRTTGMERGIDEAPYYAIHVHPAIHYTMGGIHITPETEVLDSNGNVIEGLYAAGEVSGGLHGNNRIGGNSIAETVIFGRQAGMQMAKKIRLC; from the coding sequence ATGGCAAAATTTGTTTTTACCCCAAAAACTGCAGATCAATTAAAAGATTCATATGATGCAATTATCGTTGGTGCTGGTGGTACTGGTTTGACGGCAGCTTTGCAAGCTCACGAATTAGGTTTAAATGTTGTTGTTTTAGAAAAGAACGAGAATTTAGGTGGAAATACTAGCCGTGCTTCTTCTGGAATGAATGCCTCTGAAAGTTTAGTGCAATTAAACCATGGTATCATTGATAACAATCATAGCTTTTATGAAGAAACCTTAAAGGGCGGCGGTTTATTAAATGATCGTCCAATGCTGAAGTACTTTGTTGATCATTCGGCAATTGCGATTTCATGGTTAATGGAACATGAGATTGATTTAACTGATTTAACTATTACCGGAGGAATGAGTAAAAAGCGTGCCCACCGTCCTGCTTCCATGGCTCCAGTTGGTGGATATCTCGTAACGGGCCTACTTAAGCAAATCCAAAAAGAAGATATTGACGTCTTTAATAATTCTCGCGTTACTAAACTTATCAAAGATGATGGTAAGAAGGTTAACGGTGTTGAAGTAGAAACTAAAGATGGCAGAAAGATTATCACTGCTAAAGCTGTTCTCCTTGCTAGTGGTGGCTTTGGTGCTTCAAAGGAACTTATCAAGAAGTATCGTCCAGATTTAGTTGATTACAAAACTACCAATCAACCTGGCGCCACTGGTGATGGTTTGAAGCTGGCCGAAGGTGTTGATGCCCAACTCATGCAAATGAACTTTGTACAAGTTCACCCAACTGCTCAAACTGATCATGATCACACTTACTTGATTGGTGAAGGCGTTAGAGGTGAGGGAGCAATCTTAGTTAATAAAGCGGGGAAGCGTTTTGTTAATGAACTTGATACTCGTAAGGTTGTTTCTAATGCTATCACTGACTTGCACGAAGATGGGGCTTATCTCATTTTTGATCAGGGAATTCGTGATCACTTCAAGGCAATTGACTTCTATGATCATGTTGGTTTAGTTGTTCATGGTAAAGACCTGGCTGATTTAGCTAAAAATATTGGCGTAGACGCGAATAACTTGGAACAAACTGTTGCTGAATGGAATAGCGCAGTGAAGAATAAGGATGATATCGCTTTTGGTAGAACTACGGGAATGGAACGTGGAATCGATGAGGCTCCTTACTACGCAATCCATGTCCACCCAGCAATTCACTACACAATGGGGGGAATTCACATCACTCCAGAAACTGAAGTTTTAGATAGTAATGGTAATGTGATTGAAGGACTTTATGCAGCTGGTGAAGTTTCTGGCGGACTTCATGGAAATAACCGAATTGGTGGAAATTCTATCGCTGAAACGGTAATCTTTGGTCGTCAAGCAGGCATGCAAATGGCTAAAAAGATTAGATTATGCTAG
- a CDS encoding SLAP domain-containing protein — MNLPYDWVYGGFNIGTAAVNVFYQGQKYYVGKLTKYEDGQFFTSVSKISESAANQNDDGAWIQTKYLAESESAKPELVKKTIMHKARAYTWGGTKTKKVYSAYTNVYVKNKIIHVDGGKYWTSGDFYQVYNADGTYTNYLIKVGNIDGTKRVLKHNAYIYTSSTRRANRIVLKKGTTITTYGDSYKFKNGKHYYRIEGATKTDKRYVKVENFK, encoded by the coding sequence TTGAATTTGCCTTATGATTGGGTATACGGGGGCTTCAATATTGGTACTGCTGCAGTAAATGTTTTTTATCAAGGTCAAAAATATTATGTTGGTAAGTTAACTAAATATGAAGATGGGCAATTTTTTACTAGTGTCTCCAAGATTTCTGAATCTGCGGCAAATCAAAACGATGATGGTGCCTGGATCCAAACAAAGTATCTTGCAGAAAGTGAAAGTGCAAAACCAGAGCTTGTAAAGAAGACAATTATGCATAAAGCTCGCGCATATACTTGGGGTGGTACTAAGACTAAAAAGGTTTACTCAGCTTATACAAATGTATACGTGAAGAACAAGATAATTCACGTTGATGGTGGTAAGTATTGGACTAGTGGTGACTTCTATCAAGTTTACAATGCCGATGGTACATATACTAATTACTTAATTAAGGTCGGAAATATTGACGGAACTAAGCGTGTGTTGAAGCATAATGCATATATCTATACAAGCAGTACGCGTCGCGCAAATCGCATAGTGTTAAAGAAAGGAACCACTATCACCACATATGGTGATTCCTATAAATTTAAGAATGGCAAGCATTATTATAGAATAGAAGGTGCCACTAAGACTGACAAGAGATATGTTAAGGTGGAAAATTTTAAATAA
- a CDS encoding methionine ABC transporter permease → MINWLEKIMPNVVQLGWGGDAGWGTSIFQTLFMTFWSAIFGGVLGIIFGVLLVVTKEGGIRPNKFWYNVCDKIVSIFRAVPFIILMAFIAPVTQKIVGTQIGMKAALVPLTLGVFPFYARQVQVALESVDTGKIEAAESLGATTSDIIFDVYLREARSELIRVSTVTIISLIGLTAMAGAIGAGGLGNTAISYGYNRFNSDVTVVATVLVVILIFIVQVVGDFFAKKLNHQSR, encoded by the coding sequence ATGATTAATTGGCTAGAAAAGATTATGCCCAATGTAGTTCAACTTGGTTGGGGAGGAGATGCTGGTTGGGGAACTAGTATTTTCCAAACCTTGTTCATGACATTTTGGTCGGCAATTTTTGGAGGAGTGCTCGGAATCATCTTCGGCGTCTTATTAGTAGTCACTAAAGAAGGTGGCATTCGTCCTAACAAGTTCTGGTACAATGTTTGCGATAAAATTGTCTCCATCTTTAGAGCTGTGCCATTTATCATCTTGATGGCATTTATTGCACCAGTTACCCAAAAGATCGTCGGTACTCAAATTGGTATGAAAGCAGCTTTAGTTCCGCTTACTTTGGGAGTTTTCCCATTTTATGCACGTCAAGTGCAAGTGGCACTTGAAAGTGTGGACACTGGAAAGATTGAAGCTGCCGAAAGTTTAGGTGCAACTACCAGTGACATTATCTTTGATGTTTACTTAAGAGAAGCTCGTTCCGAACTCATCAGAGTTTCCACAGTAACGATCATTAGCTTGATTGGATTGACTGCAATGGCTGGTGCAATTGGTGCCGGTGGTTTGGGTAATACGGCCATTTCATATGGTTATAACCGCTTCAACAGTGATGTAACTGTTGTGGCAACCGTACTGGTAGTGATCTTGATCTTCATCGTGCAAGTGGTTGGCGACTTCTTTGCTAAGAAATTGAATCATCAAAGTAGATAA